A single window of Pseudoduganella plicata DNA harbors:
- the motD gene encoding flagellar motor protein MotD produces the protein MSQYRRARRPYDEEPENHERWLISYADFITLLFAFFVVMYAISVVNTGKYKVFSDALGDAFGGAGAAIVQNTEVQTTPQATPQAIRRRAMIVQEKVRMTKLAQDLLSTMAPLVKEGKVRVTQNSRGVSVEINASVLFDPGEAKLTEASREALQAVASLLKDDPHAVQVEGHTDNQPIRNIYASNWELSSIRAATVVRLFIESGVAPERLTAVGHASNQPVADNNDPIGRARNRRVAVTILSGVPDPETEIPTAAEAAPAPAAPQPAQ, from the coding sequence ATGAGCCAATACCGCCGCGCCCGCCGACCGTACGACGAAGAGCCGGAAAACCACGAGCGCTGGCTCATCTCGTACGCCGATTTCATCACGCTGCTGTTCGCGTTTTTTGTTGTGATGTATGCGATCTCGGTGGTCAATACGGGCAAGTACAAGGTCTTCTCGGACGCGCTGGGCGACGCCTTCGGCGGCGCCGGCGCGGCCATCGTTCAGAACACGGAAGTGCAGACGACGCCGCAAGCCACGCCCCAGGCCATCCGCCGCCGCGCCATGATCGTGCAGGAAAAAGTGCGCATGACGAAGCTGGCCCAGGACCTGCTTTCCACGATGGCGCCGCTCGTCAAGGAAGGCAAGGTACGCGTCACGCAGAACAGCCGCGGCGTGTCCGTCGAGATCAACGCCTCCGTGCTGTTCGATCCGGGCGAAGCGAAGCTGACGGAAGCGTCGCGCGAAGCGCTGCAGGCCGTTGCCAGCCTCCTGAAGGACGACCCGCACGCCGTGCAGGTGGAAGGCCACACGGACAACCAGCCGATCCGCAATATCTATGCGTCGAACTGGGAGCTGTCGTCGATCCGTGCCGCCACCGTCGTGCGGCTGTTCATCGAGTCCGGCGTGGCGCCGGAGCGGCTGACGGCCGTCGGTCATGCGTCCAACCAGCCGGTTGCGGACAACAACGACCCGATTGGCCGTGCGCGCAACCGGCGCGTGGCGGTGACCATCTTGTCCGGGGTGCCCGATCCGGAGACGGAGATTCCGACGGCGGCTGAGGCGGCGCCGGCGCCGGCGGCACCCCAGCCGGCGCAGTAA
- a CDS encoding flagellar motor protein: MDWSSVAGILLALAGLIVGQSLEGGKLSSLVQPAAFAIVVIGTLGAVLLQTRPGTLRRGIVMLRWVIRPPADTRAALKKDIQTWNQTVRRAGPLALERHMAAATDPFMAKGLRMIIDGIQPDKLRQLLDTEITAFETAERQAVRVWESAAGYSPTIGILGAVLGLIHVMENLSDPAKLGPGIAVAFVSTIYGVGLANLFFYPIANKLKNIVTAQVHQQEIAAAVFHDIATGDFTRIMDERIATLMRDH, encoded by the coding sequence ATGGACTGGTCCAGCGTAGCCGGCATACTGCTGGCGCTGGCTGGCCTGATCGTCGGACAGTCGCTCGAGGGTGGCAAGCTTTCCTCGCTGGTGCAGCCGGCCGCGTTTGCCATCGTGGTCATCGGCACGTTGGGCGCCGTATTGCTGCAGACGCGCCCCGGTACCCTGCGGCGCGGCATCGTCATGCTGCGCTGGGTGATCCGTCCCCCGGCGGATACCCGCGCCGCCCTGAAGAAAGACATCCAGACGTGGAACCAGACGGTGCGCCGCGCCGGTCCCCTGGCGCTGGAGCGTCATATGGCCGCCGCCACCGATCCGTTCATGGCCAAGGGCCTGCGCATGATTATCGACGGCATCCAGCCGGACAAACTGCGCCAGTTGCTGGACACGGAAATCACCGCGTTCGAGACGGCCGAGCGCCAGGCCGTGCGCGTGTGGGAATCGGCGGCCGGCTACTCGCCCACGATCGGCATCCTGGGCGCCGTGCTGGGCCTGATCCACGTGATGGAAAACCTGTCGGACCCGGCCAAGCTGGGCCCCGGCATCGCGGTGGCGTTCGTCTCCACGATTTACGGTGTCGGCCTGGCCAACCTGTTCTTCTACCCGATCGCCAACAAGCTGAAGAACATCGTCACGGCCCAGGTGCACCAGCAGGAAATCGCCGCGGCCGTGTTCCACGATATCGCCACGGGCGACTTCACCCGCATCATGGACGAGCGCATCGCCACGCTGATGCGCGATCACTGA
- a CDS encoding RNA polymerase sigma factor FliA produces MYTVKGKVNKDSLLTEHMPLVKRLAHHMKAKLPPSVEVDDLVQAGMIGLLDAIGRYEETHGAQFETYAVMRIRGAMLDELRSSDWMPRTMRQDMRKIETAMASLQQKLGRPPSESEVAKSLKLSLADYQEMLSEGGGHQLVYYEDFKNEDGSDSFLDRYAHDEDADPLRALMDTDFRQAVIDAIDALPPREKLLMGLYYEEELNLKEIGAVMGVSESRVSQLHTQAVARLRATLREQAWTGPA; encoded by the coding sequence ATGTACACGGTCAAAGGGAAGGTGAACAAGGATTCGCTGCTGACGGAGCACATGCCTCTCGTGAAGCGCCTTGCCCACCACATGAAGGCAAAATTGCCGCCCAGCGTGGAAGTCGATGACCTGGTACAGGCAGGCATGATCGGCCTGCTCGACGCAATCGGACGCTATGAGGAGACGCATGGTGCGCAGTTCGAGACCTATGCGGTGATGCGTATCCGCGGCGCCATGCTGGACGAGTTGCGCAGCAGCGACTGGATGCCGCGCACGATGCGCCAGGACATGCGCAAGATCGAGACGGCCATGGCGTCGCTGCAGCAGAAGCTGGGGCGGCCGCCCAGCGAGTCCGAGGTTGCGAAGTCGCTCAAGCTGTCCCTGGCGGACTACCAGGAGATGCTGTCCGAAGGCGGCGGCCACCAGTTGGTGTACTACGAGGACTTCAAGAACGAGGACGGCAGCGACAGCTTCCTCGACCGCTACGCGCACGACGAGGATGCCGATCCGCTGCGCGCGCTGATGGACACGGACTTCCGCCAGGCCGTCATCGATGCGATCGATGCGCTGCCGCCGCGCGAGAAGCTGCTGATGGGCCTGTACTACGAGGAAGAGTTGAACCTGAAAGAAATCGGCGCCGTCATGGGCGTCTCCGAATCGCGCGTATCGCAGCTGCATACGCAGGCCGTCGCGCGGCTGCGCGCCACCTTGAGGGAGCAGGCATGGACTGGTCCAGCGTAG
- a CDS encoding MinD/ParA family ATP-binding protein, which translates to MANFDFDQAEGLRRMLAGPPRPRIVTFLSATPQDDKGAMLVNLGASLARNGNDVLLVDACASAHGVASRLGVDNGASLLNVARQECGLNQVVHQVPQGFNVVSMTRGEARNGPAESRRLAKAFDVMATQAGIVLVDGEFDGEAFPVPVMASSEIVVQVSNSATSIKNAYMMIKRLNHELGRRPFGIVVTGASEAEARVVYDNMAQAASRYLAVNLVSMGSVPADEYLHRAARLGRAVVDAFPLAGASVAFRQMAGRFALAGAPEGFAGSVN; encoded by the coding sequence TTGGCTAACTTCGATTTCGACCAGGCCGAAGGTCTGCGCCGCATGCTGGCGGGGCCGCCGCGGCCCCGTATCGTCACGTTCCTGTCCGCCACCCCGCAGGACGACAAGGGCGCGATGCTCGTGAACCTGGGCGCCTCGCTGGCCCGCAACGGCAACGACGTGCTGCTGGTCGACGCCTGCGCCAGCGCGCACGGTGTCGCTTCGCGCCTCGGCGTCGACAACGGCGCCAGCCTGCTGAACGTGGCGCGCCAGGAGTGCGGCCTGAACCAGGTCGTGCACCAGGTGCCGCAGGGCTTCAACGTGGTGTCGATGACGCGCGGCGAAGCACGCAACGGTCCCGCCGAAAGCCGCCGCCTGGCCAAGGCATTCGACGTCATGGCCACGCAGGCCGGCATCGTCCTTGTCGATGGCGAATTCGACGGCGAAGCGTTCCCCGTGCCCGTCATGGCCAGTTCGGAAATCGTCGTGCAGGTGTCGAACAGCGCCACGTCGATCAAGAACGCCTACATGATGATCAAGCGCCTGAATCACGAGCTGGGCCGTCGCCCGTTCGGCATTGTCGTCACGGGCGCGTCGGAAGCTGAGGCACGGGTGGTTTACGATAATATGGCGCAGGCGGCAAGCCGTTACCTGGCGGTCAATCTTGTGTCCATGGGGTCCGTGCCTGCCGATGAGTATCTGCATCGCGCCGCGCGCCTGGGCCGCGCCGTGGTGGATGCGTTTCCGCTGGCCGGTGCCTCGGTGGCGTTCCGTCAAATGGCGGGCCGCTTTGCCCTGGCCGGCGCGCCGGAGGGATTCGCGGGGAGCGTCAACTGA
- the flhF gene encoding flagellar biosynthesis protein FlhF: MNVKKFTAPTSREALRKVREALGPDAVILSNRPMDGVVEILALANDDAASLAQPAADTAPAMPELEIEDTYTPSPMMTPPQARPQPARPQPARPAAARSQPTQQQMQDAIKARMQAQMEAQMEAEAQANMEARAQARAQVRPAPGFAPAAPAVDMDRISAMVADAVNSAKANAAAEMSTMMTELRAMRGMMETQLAELSWGSSQQREPHKATVLREMLGAGFSATLAKMLIEKMPAGRSAEESLRWIRTVLARNLNVIANEDALIEKGGVFALVGPTGVGKTTSTAKLAARCVMRHGPEKLALITTDAYRIGAHEQLRIYGKILGVMVHSVKDEADLRIALKELRNKHTVLIDTVGVSQRDQMVTEQVAMLQGTDVDVKRLLCLNSTSTQETLAEVVRAYQGTGLAGAIMTKLDEAASIGNVLDVVIRQKLNLFYVSNGQRVPEDLHLAKPDELIERAFRSKKDVSQFSDSDLPMLMAAAGNNATREVYLG, from the coding sequence ATGAACGTCAAAAAATTTACCGCACCTACATCGCGTGAAGCCCTGCGCAAAGTGCGCGAAGCGCTTGGCCCCGATGCGGTGATCCTGTCCAACCGCCCGATGGATGGGGTGGTCGAGATCCTGGCGCTGGCGAACGACGATGCCGCATCGCTGGCACAGCCGGCCGCGGACACGGCGCCCGCCATGCCCGAGCTCGAGATTGAAGACACCTACACGCCGTCGCCGATGATGACGCCGCCGCAGGCACGTCCGCAACCGGCACGTCCGCAACCGGCACGTCCGGCCGCAGCCCGTTCGCAACCGACCCAGCAGCAGATGCAGGACGCCATCAAGGCCCGCATGCAGGCGCAGATGGAGGCGCAGATGGAAGCGGAAGCGCAGGCCAATATGGAAGCGCGCGCGCAGGCCCGGGCCCAGGTTCGCCCGGCACCGGGCTTCGCACCGGCCGCTCCCGCCGTCGACATGGACCGCATCTCGGCGATGGTGGCCGACGCCGTCAACTCCGCCAAGGCCAACGCGGCTGCGGAAATGAGCACGATGATGACGGAACTGCGCGCCATGCGCGGCATGATGGAAACGCAGCTGGCCGAGCTGTCGTGGGGCTCGTCGCAACAGCGCGAACCGCACAAGGCCACTGTCCTGCGTGAAATGCTGGGTGCCGGCTTCTCCGCCACCCTGGCCAAGATGCTGATCGAAAAAATGCCGGCCGGCCGCTCCGCGGAGGAAAGCCTGCGCTGGATCCGCACCGTGCTGGCCCGCAACCTGAACGTCATCGCCAACGAAGACGCGCTGATCGAAAAGGGCGGCGTGTTTGCCCTGGTCGGCCCGACCGGCGTCGGCAAGACGACCTCCACCGCCAAGCTGGCGGCCCGTTGCGTGATGCGCCACGGCCCGGAAAAGCTGGCCCTGATCACGACGGACGCCTACCGTATCGGCGCGCACGAGCAGCTGCGCATCTACGGCAAGATCCTGGGCGTGATGGTGCACTCCGTGAAGGACGAAGCGGACCTGCGCATCGCGCTGAAGGAACTGCGCAACAAGCATACCGTGCTGATCGACACCGTCGGCGTCAGCCAGCGCGACCAGATGGTCACGGAACAGGTCGCCATGCTGCAGGGCACCGACGTGGACGTCAAACGCCTGCTGTGCCTGAACAGCACGTCGACGCAGGAAACGCTGGCCGAAGTGGTGCGTGCCTACCAGGGCACGGGCCTGGCCGGCGCCATCATGACGAAGCTGGACGAAGCGGCGTCGATCGGCAATGTGCTGGACGTCGTGATCCGCCAGAAACTGAACCTGTTCTACGTGTCGAACGGCCAGCGCGTGCCGGAAGACCTGCACCTGGCCAAGCCGGACGAACTGATCGAACGGGCCTTCCGCTCGAAAAAGGACGTCAGCCAGTTTTCCGACAGCGACCTGCCGATGCTGATGGCAGCGGCCGGCAACAATGCAACGCGCGAGGTGTACCTTGGCTAA
- a CDS encoding TonB-dependent receptor — protein sequence MNSNRNPLALAVLAALAASPRAHAAPVDEADAPVSVVTVTGARSEPYNPTSAMTATKIDAPLRDIPQTVNVIPAQLLRDQSASSMEDAMKFVPGVGLSHGDGQRDQVTLRGFSAISDQFVDGLRDDALYFRDLSNIERIEVLKGPAAVLYGRGSSGGLINRISKKPGANRREATARVGSDNRRRGELDLAATEGTMAFRVTGAVERADSYRDQQFLERDAIAPSLQFQLGAATTLLLQAEHLSDRRVTDFGVPSYKGRPVNVPESTYYGAANARDADYSHAEVTALGFTLEHRFSNALALRNAYRHQDYTLARYNTLVGSVNEAALTASLNRTNLRREEDSWFNQTELTQTAHVAGMRHKLLYGIEVGKQNKDQVNRSQSNVATVALFNPVLPVLPKYLNVAPGTDNLGIMKTASAYVQDLVALSEQWKALAGVRYDHFEQRTVERRAGQANLDRTDVAWSPRAGLVWQPSAMQSYYVSFSKSFQPSAENFPLAASNAQIEPEKTTNKEVGGKFDFLGGALSATASLFRLERTNIKATDPVSNRLIPIGEQRTDGLELTLTGQLPQGWQVWAGYGFLDAEVTSSPALDNSDNVIKGVPVQGKRATLTPRHSANLWLAKSFGNGLRAGAGVNAASVRFANPGNTVALPGYATVDAMAGWKLGRVDLQLNVYNLLDRSYIVSGHGSSPNLSLPGSPRSAALTARYQF from the coding sequence ATGAATTCGAACAGGAACCCGCTGGCGCTGGCCGTTCTGGCCGCGCTGGCCGCCTCCCCTCGCGCCCACGCCGCCCCGGTTGACGAGGCCGACGCGCCCGTCAGCGTCGTCACCGTCACCGGCGCCCGCAGCGAGCCGTACAACCCGACCTCGGCCATGACCGCGACGAAGATCGACGCGCCGCTGCGCGACATTCCGCAGACGGTCAACGTCATTCCCGCGCAGCTGCTGCGCGACCAGTCCGCAAGTTCGATGGAGGATGCGATGAAATTCGTGCCGGGTGTGGGCCTGTCGCATGGCGACGGCCAGCGCGACCAGGTCACGCTGCGCGGCTTCTCCGCCATTTCCGACCAGTTCGTGGATGGCCTGCGCGACGATGCGCTGTACTTTCGCGACCTGTCCAATATCGAGCGCATCGAAGTGCTGAAGGGTCCGGCCGCCGTGCTGTACGGGCGCGGCTCGTCCGGGGGGCTGATCAACCGGATCAGCAAGAAGCCCGGCGCGAACAGGCGCGAGGCGACGGCCCGGGTGGGGAGCGATAACCGCCGCCGTGGCGAGCTCGACCTGGCGGCGACGGAAGGCACCATGGCGTTCCGCGTCACGGGCGCCGTCGAACGCGCGGACAGCTACCGCGACCAGCAGTTCCTCGAGCGCGACGCCATTGCGCCATCGCTGCAGTTCCAGCTGGGCGCGGCCACGACGTTGCTGCTGCAGGCCGAGCACCTGTCCGACCGGCGCGTGACGGACTTCGGCGTGCCGTCGTACAAGGGCCGCCCCGTCAACGTGCCCGAGAGCACGTATTACGGCGCCGCCAACGCGCGCGACGCCGACTACTCGCATGCGGAAGTGACGGCGCTGGGCTTCACGCTGGAGCACCGCTTCAGCAACGCGCTGGCGCTGCGCAACGCCTATCGCCACCAAGACTACACGCTGGCGCGCTACAACACGCTGGTCGGCAGCGTCAACGAGGCGGCGCTGACGGCCTCGCTGAACCGCACCAATCTGCGGCGCGAGGAGGACAGCTGGTTTAACCAGACGGAACTGACACAAACGGCGCATGTCGCAGGCATGCGCCATAAACTGCTGTACGGCATCGAGGTGGGCAAGCAGAACAAGGACCAGGTCAACCGGTCGCAAAGCAATGTCGCTACCGTCGCGCTGTTCAATCCCGTGCTGCCGGTCCTGCCGAAATACCTGAACGTGGCACCCGGCACGGACAACCTGGGCATCATGAAGACGGCCAGCGCGTACGTGCAGGACCTGGTGGCGCTGTCGGAACAGTGGAAGGCGCTGGCCGGCGTGCGTTATGACCATTTCGAGCAGCGCACCGTCGAGCGCCGCGCGGGCCAGGCCAACCTGGACCGCACGGACGTGGCGTGGAGTCCCCGCGCGGGCCTCGTCTGGCAGCCATCGGCCATGCAGTCGTATTACGTGTCGTTCAGCAAATCGTTCCAGCCGTCGGCGGAGAACTTCCCGCTCGCTGCCAGCAACGCGCAGATCGAGCCGGAAAAGACAACCAACAAGGAAGTGGGCGGCAAGTTCGATTTCCTAGGCGGCGCGCTGTCGGCCACGGCATCGCTGTTCCGCCTCGAGCGTACCAATATCAAGGCGACCGACCCCGTCAGCAACCGCCTGATCCCCATCGGCGAGCAGCGCACGGACGGGCTGGAACTGACGCTGACGGGCCAGCTGCCGCAAGGCTGGCAGGTGTGGGCGGGCTATGGCTTCCTGGATGCCGAGGTGACATCGTCGCCGGCGCTGGACAACAGCGACAACGTCATCAAGGGCGTGCCCGTGCAGGGCAAGCGCGCCACGCTGACGCCGCGCCACAGCGCCAACCTGTGGCTGGCGAAATCGTTCGGCAACGGTCTGCGCGCCGGCGCTGGCGTCAACGCGGCGAGTGTACGCTTCGCCAACCCGGGCAATACCGTCGCCCTGCCCGGCTACGCCACGGTCGATGCGATGGCCGGCTGGAAGCTGGGCCGCGTGGACCTGCAGCTGAACGTGTACAACCTGCTGGACCGTTCGTACATCGTCTCCGGCCACGGCAGCTCGCCGAACCTGAGCCTGCCAGGTTCGCCACGCTCGGCGGCCCTGACGGCCCGCTACCAGTTCTAG
- the flhA gene encoding flagellar biosynthesis protein FlhA, producing MNSIRLPAWMSGIGGANTKSLAAPILIIMLLAMMILPLPAIVLDLFFSFNIALSIIVLLTALYTVKPLDFMAFPAVLLVSTMLRLSLNVASTRIVLSEGHTGGAAAGKVIEAFGHFLIGGNYTIGIIVFIILTIINFVVVTKGAGRIAEVGARFALDALPGKQMAIDADLNAGLIGEADARKRRSEVSQEAEFYGAMDGASKYVRGDAVAGIMVTVINVVGGLLIGILSHDMPVGEAAKVYTLLAIGDGLVAQIPSLVISVAAGIIVSRVASDTDVGTQMVGQLFAKPQVMYITGGIIGGMGLIPGMPNFMFLSLGAALGGTGYMLDKKRKEAEANGTADRPAGGGGTAAGGAPAAGGQAAPAENEEASWSDVQAVDTLGLEVGYRLIPLVDKAQSGELLKRIKGIRKKFAQEVGFLAPPVHIRDNLELKPSAYRITLKGVEVGAGEAFNGQFLAINPGMASGNLPGLATTDPAFGLPATWIDASLRDQAQGMGYTVVDAGTVVATHLNHLITTHASELLGRTEVQALLDHLGKEAPKLIEDLVPKMLSLSALQKVLQNLLSEGVHIRDMRSIIEALAEHTAHTQDPGELTALVRIALGRAIVQQLFPGNGELSVMTLDNRLERLLMQALATGGADGAGIEPGLADTIAQQAAQASQQQEALGVTPVLLVPGPLRPLLSRFLRRALPQLKVLSHAEIPESKTIRVTALVGNT from the coding sequence ATGAACAGCATAAGATTGCCAGCATGGATGAGCGGTATCGGCGGTGCCAATACGAAGAGCCTGGCCGCGCCGATCCTGATCATCATGCTGCTGGCGATGATGATCCTGCCGCTGCCGGCAATCGTCCTCGACCTGTTCTTCAGCTTCAATATCGCGTTGTCGATCATCGTGCTGCTGACTGCGCTGTACACAGTCAAGCCGCTCGACTTCATGGCGTTCCCCGCCGTGCTGCTGGTATCGACGATGCTGCGCCTGTCGCTGAACGTCGCGTCCACCCGTATCGTGCTGTCGGAGGGCCACACGGGCGGCGCCGCCGCCGGCAAGGTCATCGAGGCCTTCGGCCACTTCCTGATCGGCGGCAACTACACGATCGGTATCATTGTCTTCATCATCCTGACCATCATTAACTTCGTCGTCGTGACGAAGGGCGCGGGCCGTATCGCCGAAGTGGGCGCCCGCTTCGCGCTGGACGCGCTGCCCGGCAAGCAGATGGCGATCGACGCCGACCTGAACGCCGGCCTGATCGGCGAAGCGGATGCCCGCAAGCGCCGCAGCGAAGTTTCCCAGGAAGCGGAATTCTACGGCGCGATGGACGGTGCCTCGAAGTACGTGCGCGGCGACGCCGTGGCCGGCATCATGGTTACCGTCATCAACGTCGTCGGCGGCCTCCTGATCGGTATCCTGTCGCACGACATGCCTGTGGGCGAAGCGGCCAAGGTCTATACGCTGCTGGCCATCGGCGACGGCCTGGTGGCCCAGATCCCGTCGCTGGTGATCTCGGTCGCGGCCGGTATCATCGTCTCGCGCGTGGCCAGCGATACCGACGTCGGCACGCAGATGGTCGGCCAGCTGTTCGCCAAGCCGCAAGTCATGTACATCACGGGCGGCATCATCGGCGGCATGGGCCTGATCCCGGGCATGCCCAACTTTATGTTCCTGTCGCTGGGTGCCGCGCTGGGCGGTACCGGCTACATGCTGGACAAGAAGCGCAAGGAGGCGGAAGCGAACGGCACGGCGGATCGTCCAGCGGGCGGCGGCGGTACGGCCGCAGGCGGCGCCCCGGCAGCGGGCGGCCAGGCCGCGCCGGCCGAGAACGAAGAAGCAAGCTGGTCGGACGTGCAGGCTGTCGACACGCTGGGCCTGGAAGTGGGCTACCGCCTGATTCCGCTGGTGGACAAGGCGCAAAGCGGCGAGCTGCTCAAGCGTATCAAGGGCATCCGCAAGAAGTTCGCGCAGGAAGTGGGTTTCCTTGCACCGCCTGTACACATCCGCGACAACCTGGAACTGAAGCCGTCGGCCTACCGCATCACGCTGAAGGGCGTGGAAGTGGGCGCCGGCGAAGCGTTCAACGGCCAGTTCCTGGCGATCAATCCGGGCATGGCCAGCGGCAACCTGCCGGGCCTGGCGACGACGGACCCCGCGTTCGGCCTGCCGGCCACGTGGATCGACGCCAGCCTGCGCGACCAGGCGCAGGGCATGGGCTACACGGTGGTCGATGCGGGCACGGTCGTCGCGACGCACCTGAACCACCTGATCACGACGCATGCGTCGGAACTGCTGGGCCGCACGGAAGTGCAGGCGCTGCTGGATCACCTGGGCAAGGAAGCGCCGAAGCTGATCGAAGACCTGGTGCCGAAGATGCTCTCGCTGTCGGCGCTGCAGAAAGTGCTGCAGAACCTGCTGTCCGAAGGCGTGCACATCCGCGACATGCGCTCGATTATCGAAGCGCTGGCCGAGCACACCGCCCACACGCAGGACCCGGGCGAGCTGACGGCGCTGGTGCGTATCGCACTGGGTCGCGCCATCGTCCAGCAACTGTTCCCGGGCAACGGCGAGCTGTCCGTGATGACCCTGGACAACCGCCTCGAACGCCTGCTGATGCAGGCGCTGGCCACGGGCGGCGCCGACGGCGCCGGCATCGAGCCGGGCCTGGCCGACACGATCGCCCAGCAGGCCGCCCAGGCGTCGCAGCAGCAGGAAGCGCTGGGCGTCACGCCCGTGCTGCTGGTGCCGGGTCCGCTGCGTCCGCTGCTGTCGCGCTTCCTGCGCCGCGCGCTGCCGCAGCTCAAAGTGCTGTCGCATGCGGAGATTCCGGAATCGAAAACGATCCGCGTCACCGCGCTGGTGGGCAACACCTGA
- the flhB gene encoding flagellar biosynthesis protein FlhB gives MAEDSGAEKTEAASERRLQQAREEGDVPRSREVATFTVLLAAGAGLYMMGSSMAARLGATLKSGLSLTREQAYHPDILITRILTDIVNVLITFLPIGLAVMVVALVSPIFVGGWLFSSKAFMPKFSKLNPISGITNMVSKNSLVELLKAIVKTIVVGSVAYMVIMKHADAMFGLANEPLHESSVHLLDMMATSFLWLVGALGFIAVIDAPYQIWHYADKLKMTRQETIQESKESDGNPQIKGKIRQMQREMAKGRMMQDVPTADVVVTNPTHYAVALKYTDGANGAPKVVAKGTDEVAARIRELAKEHKVAILEAPALARALHKHTDIGDEIPARLYAAVAEVLAYVYQLRAYRPGGRYPDRPTRLDVPADMDPNDPASRKPPQ, from the coding sequence GTGGCAGAAGACAGCGGAGCGGAAAAGACAGAAGCAGCGTCAGAGAGGCGCCTCCAGCAGGCGCGTGAAGAAGGCGACGTTCCCCGGTCCCGCGAAGTTGCCACATTTACTGTCCTGCTGGCGGCAGGCGCCGGTCTTTACATGATGGGCTCCTCGATGGCGGCCCGTCTCGGCGCCACGCTCAAGTCGGGCCTGTCGCTGACGCGCGAGCAGGCCTACCACCCGGACATTCTCATTACCCGCATCCTGACGGACATCGTCAACGTGCTGATCACGTTCCTGCCGATCGGCCTGGCCGTGATGGTGGTGGCGCTTGTCTCGCCCATATTTGTCGGCGGCTGGCTGTTCAGCTCCAAGGCGTTCATGCCGAAGTTCAGCAAGCTCAACCCGATCAGCGGCATCACCAACATGGTCTCGAAGAACTCCCTGGTCGAGCTGCTGAAGGCCATCGTCAAGACAATCGTCGTGGGCTCCGTGGCATACATGGTCATCATGAAGCACGCGGATGCCATGTTCGGCCTGGCCAACGAGCCGCTGCACGAAAGCAGCGTGCACCTGCTGGACATGATGGCAACGAGCTTCCTGTGGCTGGTGGGCGCATTGGGCTTTATCGCCGTCATCGATGCGCCGTACCAGATCTGGCACTATGCCGACAAGCTCAAGATGACGCGCCAGGAAACGATCCAGGAGTCGAAGGAAAGCGATGGCAACCCACAGATCAAGGGCAAGATCCGCCAGATGCAGCGCGAGATGGCCAAGGGCCGCATGATGCAGGATGTGCCGACGGCGGACGTGGTCGTGACCAACCCGACCCACTATGCGGTGGCGCTGAAGTACACGGACGGCGCGAACGGCGCGCCGAAGGTGGTGGCCAAGGGCACGGACGAAGTGGCGGCCAGGATCCGCGAACTGGCCAAGGAGCACAAGGTGGCGATCCTGGAAGCCCCGGCCCTGGCCCGTGCGCTGCACAAGCACACCGACATCGGCGACGAAATTCCGGCCCGCCTGTATGCGGCCGTGGCCGAAGTGCTTGCCTACGTCTACCAGCTGCGCGCCTACCGCCCGGGCGGCCGTTATCCGGACCGTCCGACCAGGCTCGACGTGCCGGCCGACATGGACCCGAACGACCCGGCATCCAGGAAGCCGCCACAGTAA